From Bacteroides uniformis:
GGAGCCAAGGGCTTTGTCGGTCGAAATCTTGTTTCGCAACTTTACAATATCCGCGATGGCAAAGCTCGCAATTACGGCATTGACAGTGAGGACTTGGCCGTTTATGAATATGATATTGACAGTGACCCTGCCGACCTTGAGGAATATTGCAAGAATGCAGACTTTGTTTTCAATCTTGCCGGTGTTAACCGCCCGAAGGACAATTCTGAGTTTCTGAAGGGCAATTTCGGCTTTGCGTCGGTGCTTCTTGACACTTTGAAGAAGTATGGAAACACTTGCCCTGTTATGATTTCATCATCTATTCAGGCGGTTCTTGACAATCCTTACGGTGAGTCGAAGCGTGCTGGCGAGCAGTTGATGTTTGAATATTCGGCGGAAACTGGAGCGAAAGTGCTTGTCTACCGCTTCCCGAACGTTTTCGGAAAGTGGTGTCGTCCAAACTATAATAGTGCCATTGCAACTTTCTGCAACAATATAGCGAATGATCTTCCTATTAGCGTCAATGACCCGAGCATTGTTATGAATCTTGTTTATATAGACGACGTTGTTGATGAGATGATAGCGGCACTTAACGGCAACGAGCATTGCAATGAAAACTTCTGTGAAGTTCCAGTCACTCATACCCGCACACTTGGCGAGATTGTTGAGATTATCCGCTCGTTTAAGGATATGCCAGCAAATCTCGGCGTTGCAGATATGGGCGACGGTTTGGCTAAGAAACTCTATTCAACATACCTTACTTATCTGCCGAAGGAGCGTTTTGCGTATCCTTTGAAAATGAACGTCGACGAGCGCGGCAGTTTTACTGAATTTATCAGGACAGCCGATCGTGGTCAGGTTGCGGTGAATATATCCAAACCGGGTATTACCAAAGGTGAGCACTGGCACCATACAAAGGTGGAGAAATTCGTTGTAGTCAGCGGTCACGGCCTTATTCAGATGCGTAAGGTCGATTCAGACGAGGTCGTCAATTTTGAGGTTTCCGGCGATAAAATCGAGGTTGTTGAGACTATCCCGGGATACACTCATAACATTGTAAACCTTTCAGAAACAGAGAATCTTGTAACTCTGATTTGGTGTAACGAGTGCTTTGACCCGAACCGCCCAGATACTTATTTCGATAAAGTAGTAAAATAGCAGGTTATGTTGGTTATCGACAAAGAATTGCTTGACGGGGTAA
This genomic window contains:
- a CDS encoding capsular polysaccharide biosynthesis protein CapF; the encoded protein is MKILVTGAKGFVGRNLVSQLYNIRDGKARNYGIDSEDLAVYEYDIDSDPADLEEYCKNADFVFNLAGVNRPKDNSEFLKGNFGFASVLLDTLKKYGNTCPVMISSSIQAVLDNPYGESKRAGEQLMFEYSAETGAKVLVYRFPNVFGKWCRPNYNSAIATFCNNIANDLPISVNDPSIVMNLVYIDDVVDEMIAALNGNEHCNENFCEVPVTHTRTLGEIVEIIRSFKDMPANLGVADMGDGLAKKLYSTYLTYLPKERFAYPLKMNVDERGSFTEFIRTADRGQVAVNISKPGITKGEHWHHTKVEKFVVVSGHGLIQMRKVDSDEVVNFEVSGDKIEVVETIPGYTHNIVNLSETENLVTLIWCNECFDPNRPDTYFDKVVK